The window AGGACGTTCCCCGTGACCGAGATCGTGTCGAGCCCCTGGCGGATCCGGTCCACCGAGAACTTCGTCGCCTCCTCGGGCGAGAGGATGCGCAGGTCGAGCCCGTCGGTGTCGAGGCCCTCGAGCGCGCGCTCGACCTTGGCGATGAGGCTCGCGTCGTGGGCGCGCGTCGCGTCGAGCCAGAACACGGCGGGCGTGTCGGAGGCGCGTGCGCGCGTGACGGCGAGCTTGACCCAGTCCTGGATCGGCGCGTCCTTCGTCTGGCAGGCGCGCCAGATGTCGCCCGCCGAGACCTCGTGCTCCGTGAGGACCGACCCGGCGGCGTCGACGAGCTGCACGACACCGTCCGACTCGATGCGGAACGTCTTGTCGTGGCTGCCGTACTCCTCGGCCTTCTGCGCCATGAGGCCGACGTTCGGCACCGAACCCATCGTCGCCGGGTCGTACGCGCCGTTCGCGCGGCAGTCGTCGACGACGACCTGGTAGACGCCCGCGTAGCTCGAGTCGGGCAGCACGGCGAGCGTGTCGGCCTCCTCGCCGTCGGGGCCCCACATGTGGCCCGACTGGCGGATCATGGCGGGCATCGACGCGTCGACGATGACGTCGCTCGGGACGTGCAGGTTCGTGATGCCGCGGTCGGAGTTGACCATCGCGAGCCGCGGGCCCTCGGCGAGGCCCTCGTCGATCGCGGTGAGGATGCCGTCCCGCACGTCCGCGGGCAGCTCCTCGGCACCCGCGACGATCGAGGCGAGCCCGTTGTCGGGTGAGAGCCCGGCCTCCGCGAGCGCGTCGCCGTATCGCTCGAACAGCGCCGGGAAGAAGGCCCGCACGACGTGTCCGAAGATGATGGGGTCGGAGACCTTCATCATGGTCGCCTTGAGGTGGACGGAGAACAGGACGCCCTCCTCCTTCGCGCGGCGGACCTGCTCGGCGAGGAATGCGTCGAGTGCTGCGGCGCGCATGACGGTCGTGTCGACGACCTCGCCCGCGAGGACGGGCAGCGACGCCTTGAGGACCGTGACGGTGCCGTCGGTGGCCACGTGCTGGATGCGGAGGGTGTCCGGGGCGTCGAAGACGACCGAGCGCTCGTTGCTCCGGAAGTCGTCGGCCGACATCGTGGCGACGTTCGTCTTCGACTCGGGGGTCCACGGTCCCATGAAGTGGGGGTGCGAGCGGGCGTAGTTCTTGACGGCCGCGGGCGCCCGGCGGTCGGAGTTGCCCTCGCGCAGCACCGGGTTCACGGCGGAGCCCTTGATGCGGTCGTACCGGGCGCGCGTCTCGCGCGCCTCGTCGCTGCGGGGGTCGTCGGGGTAGCCGGGGACGGCGAAGCCCTGCTCCTGGAGTTCGGCGATCGCGGCCTTGAGCTGCGGGATCGACGCGGAGATGTTGGGGAGCTTGATGATGTTGGCCTCGGGCGTCTTCGCGAGCTCACCGAGCTCCGCGAGCGCGTCACCGATGCGCTGCTCCGGCTCGAGGTGCTCGGGGAAGCTCGCGAGGATGCGGCCGGCGAGCGAGATGTCGCGCGTCTCGAGCTCGATCCCCGCGGCCCGGGCGAACGCCTGCACGATGGGGAGGAAGGAGTACGTGGCGAGCAGCGGAGCTTCGTCGGTGTGGGTGTAGATGATCTTGGCCATGTAGTCGGCGCCCTCTCGGCTCAGGGATGCAGGTGCGCGGTGCGGGTACGCGATGCGCCCTGTCAGCGTACCCGGCACGGCGCGCCGGGGCCGCGGTGCCCGTGCCCGCAACATGCTCGTCACGACCGCCGTCTACGATGGCTCGCACCTGGACCGGCGGCGGTCGGCCCGGAGGGAGAGGGGTCATGACCGAGTTCGCCATGCTGGCGGTCGCGGGCGTGCTCATCATCGTCGCGGTCTCGGCGCTCGCACCCCGCATCGGTGTGGCCGTGCCCGTGCTGCTCGTCATGATCGGTGCGGCGTGCAGTTTCATCCCCGGTGCGCCGGTGCTCGAGATCGAGCCCGAGTGGATCCTCGCGATCGTGCTCCCGCCGATCCTCTATTCGGCCGCGGTGAACATGCCCGTCGTCGATCTGCGCCGGAACGTGTTCGCGATCTCCGGGCTCTCGGTCGTGCTCGTCGTGGTCTCGGCGTTCGCCGCGGGCACCTTCCTGTTCCTCGTGTTCCCCGACCTCGATTTCGCGGCGGCCGTCGCGCTCGGAGCGGTCGTGAGCCCACCCGACGCGGTCGCCGCGACGGCCATCGGGAAGCGACTCGGACTCCCCCACCGACTCGTCACGATCCTCGAGGGCGAGGGACTGCTGAACGACGCGACGGCGCTCGTGATGCTGCGCACGGCCACGGCCGCGGTCGCCGGTTCGGTGTCGCTGTGGGGCGTCATGGGTGACTTCGCGCGGGCGGTCGTGGTGGGCGCGATCGTCGGACTCGTGATCGGTCTCGTGACGGTGTGGGTGCGCTCGCACCTGACCCAACCCGTGCTCACGACCGCGATCTCGCTCGTCGTGCCGTTCCTCGCCTACAACCCGGCCGAGCTCCTGCACGCGTCGGGCGTTCTCGCCGTCGTCGTCGCCGGGCTCGTCACGGGGCACGAGAGCGCGAAGCGCTTCACGGCCTCCGACCGTGTGTCGGAGCGCACGAACTGGCGCACGGTGCAGCTCATCCTCGAGAACGGGGTGTTCCTCGTCATGGGGTTCGAGATCCGCACCCTCATCGCCGATGTCGAGGAGCACGGGCTCGGCGTGTGGCTCGCCGTCGCCATCGGTCTCGTCGTGACGCTCGTCCTCGTGGTCGTCCGGTTCGCCTTCGTCTTCCCGTTCCTCGCGTTCCTGCGCGTCCGGGAACGGCAGGTAATGCGCCGCGTCCCGCGGCTCGAGGACGCGCTCTCGCGACTCGACGTCGACGAGACCGATCCCGTCCGGCGCGCGCGCTATCGCCGGGCGCTCCGACGGGGGCGGGCCGACGCGGGGTTCTACGTCCGCGAAGGACTCGCGTGGCGCGGCGGTGTCGTGCTGTCGTGGTCGGGCATGCGCGGTGTCGTGACGCTCGCGGCGGCGCAGTCGCTGCCCGCGGGTGTCCCGTACCGGTCGCAACTCGTGCTCATCGCGTTCACGGTCGCGGTCGTGACCCTCGTCGTCCAGGGCGGTACGCTCCCCTACCTCATCCGGGTCCTCCGGATCGCGCCACCCGATCGCGCCCACGAGCGGCAGGAGCTCGCGACGCTCATGACCGCGGTCTCGGCCGATGCGCAGACGCGCTTGCGCAGCCCGAACCTGCGCCGGGACGACGGTCGGTCGTTCGATCCGGAGGTCGTCGAGCGGATCCGCCGCGAGACGGAGGGTCGGGCCACGGCGATGGCGCGGACGGCCGCCGATCCCAGGACGGGCCCGGCGGCACAGCTGCTCGAGCTGCGCCGCATCGTGCTCGACGCACAGCAGGCCGCCCTGAACGATGCGCGCGTGAGCGGTCTGTACTCGTCGACCACGCTGCTCCGCGCGCAGTCGATCCTCGACGCGGAGGCCGTCCACCTCGACCGGCCGCGCTGACGCGGACATCCCTGACGCCGCGCCCGTGCGACCGCCGTACACGGGTGCACGAAATTTGTTGACCGCGGTCAATCATGATATCGTTGCCCTCGGTCAACAACATTTCGGCCCGCCGTCGACGACGAGCGGGCCGACGTCCGTCCGAGGAGTTCCATGTCATCGTCCGCACTCGCGGAATCCGACGCCACGACCGGTGGCGCCATGACGCATCGCCAGGTGCTCGAGGCCCTCTCCGGCCTCCTGCTCGGCATGTTCGTCTCGATCCTCGCGGGAACCGTCGTCTCGACGTCGCTCCCGCTCATCATCGCGGACCTGGGCGGCGACCAGGCGGCGTTCACGTGGGTCGTCACCGCGACCCTGCTCGCGACGACCGTCTCGACGCCGATCTGGGGCAAGCTCGCCGATCTCTTCGATCGGAAGCTGCTGCTCCAGCTCGCGCTGAGCGTCTTCGTCCTCGGCTCGGCGCTCGCGGGATTCTCGCAGGACCCGTCGACGCTCATCGGCTTCCGCGTCCTGCAGGGTCTCGGTGCGGGCGGCCTCGCGGCCCTCAGCCAGATCGTCATGGCCGACATCATCAGCCCGCGCGAACGCGGCAAGTACGCGGGGCTCTTCGGTGGCGTGATGGCCGTCGGCACGGTCGGTGGACCCCTGCTCGGCGGCGTGGTCACCGACGCCTTCGGATGGCGCTGGAACTTCTTCATCGCGCTCCCCGTCGCCCTCCTCGCGATCGTCCTCCTGCAGCGCACCCTGCACCTCCCGAAGCGCGCGCGGCGGCGCGTCTCGATCGACTACCTCGGCTTCGTCCTCATCTCGGGCGGCGTCTCGCTCCTGCTCGTGTGGGTGACGCTCGCCGGCAGCAGCTTCGAGTGGGCGAGCGCGACCTCGTTCACGATGGTCGCCGGTGCGCTCGCGCTGCTCGTCGCCGCCGTGTTCGTCGAACTGCGTTCGCCCGACCCGATGATCCCCATGACGATGTTTCGCGACCGCACCTTCACGCTGTCGGTCGTCGCGAGCCTCGCGGTCGGCGTCGCGATGTTCGGCACCGCCGTCTTCCTCAGCCAGTACATGCAGCTCGCGCGCGGTGCGACCCCGACGCAGTCCGGCCTGCTGACGATCCCGATGATGGCGGGCGTACTCATCGCCTCGTCGGTCTTCGGATCGCTCATCAGCCGGACCGGCCGCTGGAAGGCCGTCATGGTGACGGGCTCGGGCCTCACGATCGCGGGCCTCCTGCTGCTCTCCTTCCTGCACTACGACACCCCGTTCTGGTACGTCGGAGGCGCCATGTTCGTGCTCGGCTCGGGCGTCGGCATGGTCATGCAGAACCTCGTGCTCGTCGTGCAGAACGCGATCGAGGTGCGCAACCTCGGCGTCGCGACGAGCGCCGTGACGTTCTTCCGCAGCCTCGGCGGCACGATCGGCGTCTCCGTACTCGGTGCCGTGCTCGGCCACCGGGTCTCGACCGACCTCGGCGCGAACATCGCCGCGCTCCCCGTCGATCAGCAGCTCGTGGCGGCGCAGACGCTCGCCTCGGGCACCATTCCGCACATCTCGGCGCTGCCGGAGTTCCTCCGCGTACCCGTCGAGGCGGCCTACGGCACGGGCGTGGGAACCGTGTTCCTCTGCGCCGTCCCGCTCGCGGTGATCAGCCTCGTCGCGATCGTGTTCCTGCCGCGCATCCCGCTCGGCACGCGCACCGCGCAGCAGCGACTCGCGGACGGCGACCGGCCCGCGGAATCCGATGCGGTCGTGCACCCCGAGGAACCCACGCACGCCGACGACCCCGTGCACACCGACGGGCCCGTCGACGGTACTCGGGCCACGACCCAGGTGCCGGCAGGGGTCGCGGCGGACGCGGCGGCACGCGGCGACGAGGCGACGCCTGCGGGCCGGACGGCGGGCGGGGCATGACGAGTTCCACGTCCGCGCACGATCGCGAACCGGGCGACACCGAGGCCGAGATCGACGCGCTCGAGCACGAGTTCGTGCGGTTCTTCGCCCGCGCCCGCGCGATGTGGAAGACCGCGGCGACCGAGATCGAACCGGAGTTGCAGCCCGTCGGCTACAAGCTGCTCGTGAACCTCCATCGCGACGGCCCACGCCGCGCGGGTGACCTCGCGGCCGCCACCGAGACCGACAAGAGCGTCGTGAGCCGCCAGCTCCGGTTCCTCGAGTCGCGCGGTCTCGTCGAGGGCATGCCCGATCCCGACGACGGGCGCTCCCGGATCTACGCCGCGACACCCGAGGCGAGCGCGCGT is drawn from Pseudoclavibacter chungangensis and contains these coding sequences:
- a CDS encoding MDR family MFS transporter, with translation MSSSALAESDATTGGAMTHRQVLEALSGLLLGMFVSILAGTVVSTSLPLIIADLGGDQAAFTWVVTATLLATTVSTPIWGKLADLFDRKLLLQLALSVFVLGSALAGFSQDPSTLIGFRVLQGLGAGGLAALSQIVMADIISPRERGKYAGLFGGVMAVGTVGGPLLGGVVTDAFGWRWNFFIALPVALLAIVLLQRTLHLPKRARRRVSIDYLGFVLISGGVSLLLVWVTLAGSSFEWASATSFTMVAGALALLVAAVFVELRSPDPMIPMTMFRDRTFTLSVVASLAVGVAMFGTAVFLSQYMQLARGATPTQSGLLTIPMMAGVLIASSVFGSLISRTGRWKAVMVTGSGLTIAGLLLLSFLHYDTPFWYVGGAMFVLGSGVGMVMQNLVLVVQNAIEVRNLGVATSAVTFFRSLGGTIGVSVLGAVLGHRVSTDLGANIAALPVDQQLVAAQTLASGTIPHISALPEFLRVPVEAAYGTGVGTVFLCAVPLAVISLVAIVFLPRIPLGTRTAQQRLADGDRPAESDAVVHPEEPTHADDPVHTDGPVDGTRATTQVPAGVAADAAARGDEATPAGRTAGGA
- a CDS encoding MarR family winged helix-turn-helix transcriptional regulator, which produces MTSSTSAHDREPGDTEAEIDALEHEFVRFFARARAMWKTAATEIEPELQPVGYKLLVNLHRDGPRRAGDLAAATETDKSVVSRQLRFLESRGLVEGMPDPDDGRSRIYAATPEASARLDATGSRLRARQHGWLAEWEGDRVRTLTALLAELNTGLDELARPTEPAAERAERTTDRPGTATVHED
- a CDS encoding NADP-dependent isocitrate dehydrogenase gives rise to the protein MAKIIYTHTDEAPLLATYSFLPIVQAFARAAGIELETRDISLAGRILASFPEHLEPEQRIGDALAELGELAKTPEANIIKLPNISASIPQLKAAIAELQEQGFAVPGYPDDPRSDEARETRARYDRIKGSAVNPVLREGNSDRRAPAAVKNYARSHPHFMGPWTPESKTNVATMSADDFRSNERSVVFDAPDTLRIQHVATDGTVTVLKASLPVLAGEVVDTTVMRAAALDAFLAEQVRRAKEEGVLFSVHLKATMMKVSDPIIFGHVVRAFFPALFERYGDALAEAGLSPDNGLASIVAGAEELPADVRDGILTAIDEGLAEGPRLAMVNSDRGITNLHVPSDVIVDASMPAMIRQSGHMWGPDGEEADTLAVLPDSSYAGVYQVVVDDCRANGAYDPATMGSVPNVGLMAQKAEEYGSHDKTFRIESDGVVQLVDAAGSVLTEHEVSAGDIWRACQTKDAPIQDWVKLAVTRARASDTPAVFWLDATRAHDASLIAKVERALEGLDTDGLDLRILSPEEATKFSVDRIRQGLDTISVTGNVLRDYLTDLFPILELGTSAKMLSVVPLMNGGGLFETGAGGSAPKHVQQLVGENHLRWDSLGEFMALAESFRHFATTTGNARADVLADALDEATEQLLNQDKSPRRKVGEPDVRSSHAFLAAEWARALAEQTAEAELAAAFAPVAAEFAEAWGDIDRELIEVQGEPVDIGGYYRPDDAKASAVMRPSTVLNAIVDTIS
- a CDS encoding cation:proton antiporter, which codes for MTEFAMLAVAGVLIIVAVSALAPRIGVAVPVLLVMIGAACSFIPGAPVLEIEPEWILAIVLPPILYSAAVNMPVVDLRRNVFAISGLSVVLVVVSAFAAGTFLFLVFPDLDFAAAVALGAVVSPPDAVAATAIGKRLGLPHRLVTILEGEGLLNDATALVMLRTATAAVAGSVSLWGVMGDFARAVVVGAIVGLVIGLVTVWVRSHLTQPVLTTAISLVVPFLAYNPAELLHASGVLAVVVAGLVTGHESAKRFTASDRVSERTNWRTVQLILENGVFLVMGFEIRTLIADVEEHGLGVWLAVAIGLVVTLVLVVVRFAFVFPFLAFLRVRERQVMRRVPRLEDALSRLDVDETDPVRRARYRRALRRGRADAGFYVREGLAWRGGVVLSWSGMRGVVTLAAAQSLPAGVPYRSQLVLIAFTVAVVTLVVQGGTLPYLIRVLRIAPPDRAHERQELATLMTAVSADAQTRLRSPNLRRDDGRSFDPEVVERIRRETEGRATAMARTAADPRTGPAAQLLELRRIVLDAQQAALNDARVSGLYSSTTLLRAQSILDAEAVHLDRPR